The Oncorhynchus tshawytscha isolate Ot180627B linkage group LG12, Otsh_v2.0, whole genome shotgun sequence genome includes a window with the following:
- the lgi3 gene encoding leucine-rich repeat LGI family member 3 produces MLNAGSRRVPGWLKLLSSLCLLLCLVGETGAKRVPKIPRCPTTCSCTKDSAFCVDTKTIPKSFPPGIISLTMVNAAFTTIPEGAFSHLHLLQFLLLNSNTFTVVADDAFAGLSHLQYLFIENNDIQALSKHTFRGLKSLTHLSLSNNNLQLLPRELFKYFDILTDLDLRGNSFRCDCKIKWLVDWMEKSNTSVPAIYCASPFEFQGRRIHDLTPRDFNCISADFAVYETFPFQSVSVESYEFNDDQFVAFAQPDTGFCTLFVWDHVEMVFRMYHNITSRSAVYCKPVVINNTLYMVVAQLFGGSHIYKWEEDPQRFVKIQDIDTTRVRKPNFVETFQLDDEWYFAVADSSKAGSTSIYRWNSNGFYSHQSLHPWHRDTHVEFLDVEGKQRLILSSASQPPVVYQWNRSLRQFAFHSQITETADVQMVKHFWVRKVLYLCLTRFIGDSKILRWEGQRYVEIQTLPSRGSMAVYPFIVGPRQYLLLGSDFSFSRVYLWDDLTQRFQLFQELNMRAPRAFSLVSVDNKDILLAASFKGNTLAYQHLIVDLSAK; encoded by the exons ATGCTGAATGCCGGATCGAGAAGGGTCCCGGGATGGCTGAAGCTGTTGTCCAGCCTATGTCTGCTTCTCTGCCTGGTGGGGGAGACTGGGGCCAAGAGGGTCCCCAAAATCCCCCGCTGTCCTACCACCTGCTCCTGCACCAAAGACAGTGCCTTCTGTGTGGATACCAAGACTATCCCCAAGAGCTTTCCCCCTGGGATCATCTCCCT GACGATGGTGAATGCAGCCTTCACTACAATCCCAGAGGGAGCCTTCTCCCACCTGCACCTTCTGCAGTTTCT tctGCTGAACTCTAACACCTTCACTGTTGTGGCTGATGATGCCTTCGCAGGTCTGTCACACCTGCAGTACTT ATTTATAGAGAACAATGACATCCAAGCCCTGTCAAAGCACACCTTCAGAGGGCTTAAATCCTTGACTCACCT TTCTCTGTCAAATAATAACCTGCAGCTCCTTCCACGAGAACTCTTCAAATATTTTGACATTCTGACAGACTT AGACCTGCGGGGTAACTCATTCCGCTGTGACTGTAAAATCAAGTGGCTTGTGGACTGGATGGAGAAGTCCAACACCTCTGTCCCTGCCATCTACTGTGCCAGCCCATTTGAGTTCCAAGGCCGCAGAATCCATGATCTAACCCCAcgagacttcaactgtatcagcgCAG aCTTTGCAGTTTATGAAACTTTCCCCTTCCAGTCTGTGTCAGTGGAGTCCTATGAATTCAACGACGATCAGTTTGTGGCCTTCGCCCAGCCTGATACTGGGTTCTGTACACTGTTTGTATGGGATCATGTGGAAATGGTCTTCCGGATGTACCATAATATAACAT CTCGCTCCGCTGTCTACTGCAAGCCTGTGGTAATAAACAACACTCTTTACATGGTTGTGGCTCAACTTTTTGGAGGATCCCACATCTACAA GTGGGAAGAGGACCCACAGCGATTTGTGAAGATTCAGGACATTGACACCACACGTGTGAGGAAACCCAACTTTGTTGAGACCTTCCAGCTGGATGATGAGTGGTACTTTGCAGTAGCAGACAGTTCCAAGGCAGGCTCTACGAGCATATACCGCTGGAACAGCAACGGTTTCTACTCCCACCAATCCCTTCATCCCTGGCATCGTGACACCCATGTGGAGTTCCTAGATGTGGAGGGGAAGCAGCGTCTCATTCTCTCCAGTGCCTCCCAGCCCCCAGTGGTTTACCAGTGGAACCGCAGCCTGCGCCAGTTTGCCTTTCATTCCCAAATCACTGAGACTGCTGACGTACAGATGGTCAAGCATTTCTGGGTGCGCAAAGTTCTCTACCTCTGCCTTACACGCTTCATTGGCGACTCCAAGATTCTCCGCTGGGAGGGGCAGCGCTATGTTGAGATTCAGACCCTGCCCTCACGTGGCTCCATGGCTGTGTATCCATTCATCGTGGGCCCCCGCCAGTATCTCCTCTTAGGGAGTGATTTCTCCTTCTCTCGAGTTTACTTGTGGGACGACCTTACCCAGCGCTTCCAGCTCTTCCAGGAGCTCAACATGAGAGCACCCCGGGCCTTCAGCTTGGTGTCAGTGGACAACAAAGACATCCTGCTGGCAGCCAGCTTCAAAGGCAACACCCTGGCCTACCAGCACCTAATAGTGGATCTTAGTGCCAAATAG